In Porites lutea chromosome 9, jaPorLute2.1, whole genome shotgun sequence, a single window of DNA contains:
- the LOC140949201 gene encoding uncharacterized protein encodes MGWSPPTYVCLCVQGTSTVQTQQAQIVHQARSPSTTFTIPGNLVPITHIQSAGGATTSAQIQTKTSPQGTPTGQPAPILPNTPLSPPLGTTTVTLNTRPILPQQQQQQRKISAATGSSATAIAALTSTVNRTTTNLQPLVPIETQLQQPQFQVRMVQFPQQSGPAQIQQTIVQSPRGATTPVQIHTQQAQVVQGLQQIQGKPLGTVKVTQQTQGAQTTARAQGRSPAQRRKSQNK; translated from the exons ATGGGGTGGAGTC CCCCAACttatgtttgtttgtgtgtGCAGGGTACCTCAACCGTACAAACTCAACAAGCACAGATAGTGCATCAAGCAAGATCACCGTCTACAACTTTCACG ATTCCAGGTAACTTGGTGCCAATAACCCACATACAATCAGCTGGTGGTGCTACGACAAGTGCACAGATCCAAACAAAAACCTCTCCTCAAGGTACCCCTACTGGGCAACCAGCACCAATACTGCCAAACACTCCACTCTCCCCTCCCTTAGGGACGACTACTGTGACACTAAACACGAGACCCATATTaccacagcaacaacaacagcaaaggaAAATCAGCGCAG caACCGGATCTTCAGCAACTGCCATAGCTGCTCTAACATCAACTGTAAATCGCACTACAACAAACCTGCAACCTCTGGTACCAATCGAAACACAGCTCCAACAGCCTCAGTTCCAAGTTCGAATGGTTCAGTTCCCACAACAAAGTGGCCCCGCCCAGATTCAACAGACCATTGTACAATCACCAAGAGGTGCTACTACACCGGTTCAGATTCACACTCAACAGGCTCAAGTCGTTCAAGGCCTACAACAG ATTCAAGGCAAACCCTTAGGTACTGTTAAAGTAACTCAACAAACACAAGGAGCCCAAACAACAGCAAGAGCACAGGGAAGGTCACCTGCACAGAGAAGAAaatcacaaaataaataa